In Cryptomeria japonica chromosome 1, Sugi_1.0, whole genome shotgun sequence, the sequence tttttttaataacaggTGATGTCACCCTCCATTAAAACATTACTTTTTCGAATTAAATATAGTTAATGAGTACGAATGACTAGCAATTGGGAGAcattgatttttattgattattgatttttaTTGGTTACGAAATGGTAGAAGAATTTATTTGCTTTTCATTCTATTTTTCTTtccattaaaatttattaattatgaaGGATTTATTGCTAGTTGAGTTTCTATTTAGACTGAGCATGtagatataaatataaaaaattattttatttttatttcaatagTCTAGTATAAATTAAAGTGTTTAGTTTAGTtcttttagttctttactttgaaATAAATTTATTCCAAACTTTTATCTCATAACTATAATATCAAATATATCACAATAACAAATTTATCACTACTtgacatttatttatattaataagaTAAATTTGTTTCAATCTTTTATCTCAAAAGTGATTGCTAACAACATTTGTTGACTAAGATTTGAAGGATGTGTAATAATATTTTTGCCAAGTTATTATTTTATAACATTTATCAACCACAAATGTCCAAGCCCTAACCATAGTTCAGTTAATACAAATCTTCAATTGTAATTATGATTCATGAATTCTCTATATTTACACAACTAGTAAAGTTGTCAGTTGCATTGATTAGGATATCTTCATAGAGGTACAACCATATTTAACAACTCTTTGTATCACTATCATTTTTACGTTAGCTTCTCATAATTACCATCTTATGTTATTTCTTACACACCTTTCTCTAATACTCAATTGAAATTTGGTAGAGAATATACATTATTATGCTAAATATCACACCATTGCTGCAAACATAAAGTATAtaacatattattttcattgaGTCAATTTTTACATTGATTGCATTCTATCAATTATCCAAACTACCCTCATTTGGGTAAGTAACTcccaataataatttattattaaattattatttatttttaattttaaaataacataccaatatgttgattttatatttattatctaaTCTATGTAGTATACTAAGATGTGATATTTCAATGGAGTGGGGAAGAAAAGTAAACATACAAGAAAAATGAGTCTCTAAGAAAAGAACAAACAAGCAGAAGTTAGATGAAACAATCAAGATTCTTGCTCACTTCAAAATGCCATCCTTACCAAGGATGCAATCCTTTACTCCAAGTTTGACTTGTTGGCCATTCTTGATCTAGTTCTAGGACCACCCATATATTTTGTTAATCAAATTTTTTTGTTGTTAGTTTAATAGTCGATTAAGATTATGATCATTTTTTCCTTATTATGAGCTTATTTATCATCACTTCTATATTTCTCCTTCTCACTTGATTCCACTAAAATCTACATGTTAAAATCCCAATTCTTATATTCCAATGCATTGTGTGACATTGAATCACTATGGCCTATCTATGTCACAAATTCATATATTGTCACTATAAACCTTGGGTTATGATGTGAAACTCCACTATTCACTTGTGTTTATGAAGAAAAAATTTCCTCTACAATATTCTCATGTTATATtgatgcatatccaaagtctatcCATCTCAATGTACTTTAAGGGTCACCTATCAAGATTGTATCTATTAGGTTGGCCCCTACCATATACTACCTTTGAATTAACTCACACTTTCCCACCTTATAATACTCAAGGTTAGAGGATTATAGATTAGCACAAACCAAATTAAAAATGAATTATATTGATCTAGAATCCACCCCATGATCAAGGATGGATAATTAACCAAATCTAAAATCCatcaaataatctaataaacatcacAACATACTTGAGCCAAAATGTTGACTCCTTGATCATAAACTCTATCTTTCTACAATCATCAAATGATTGGAGGCTAACTATAAAGAAGCATGTGCATGCCTTCACACCTTTCTAGTCACTAAATTGATTGCCTCAAAAATATCATATATATAAGGCTCTCTTTTGATCCAAGATCAATTGATTCAATAAAATTTGGCCCCATAAGTAGGATGCCTATGACCAAATAGACATCATAGAGAGTGATTGTCCACTCTTCAAAATACATGATAGAAAAGTTGTTTTGTTCTATATCCCCATTAAAAAACATATCATGTACTAGGAGGGGAAGGTAACAAATTAATAAGTTTAATAAGTGAATTTTGTAACATATTAATAAGTTTATGAGGTGAATTCCTCATGTATTTATATATTCACATTTTTTTAAGCTTTAcacttttaaattcatttttttaattttttataagatCAATATTTAGGCTTTcatctttcaatttttttaaagagtTTAAGAAcatttaatttaggataaaagttgaataatttgttttttttaatttgtgaagTTTTCTTTTctatcctttttttttctttcttatttttttgttttttcataatATAAAAAATGAAGAAAGTCCATACCCCAAATATATTTCATCTAATACcatagaaaataattaattatttttaaaataatgttatcaacaaaTTTTTTTATCTCTTCAACTATTCCATTAAGAATCCTATAACAAATGTCAATATATATTCTTTCAAATTGTTGCTTTTGTTCTATATCAATTATAGTTCATGTTTTGATAAATATTTCCTAGTACTCTTGATTTGTACATGATAGTTTGTCCTCTTTCATTTATTACATGATATTATAACTAATTTTTAAATACttttttatttgatatattatAAATGTTATATTTCTTATGTCAAAATTGTTACACTTGAAAATGTACTTTCAAAATAGATGATAATAGATAATAAGATAAATTGTTTACTCGCCATTTTTTTATTAAACtacatcaaaaaaataaattaatttaatttttttttcttaaccaAACAGTAGATTAAGTTATAATCTCGAACAATAACAAAGTAGGAGTGGGGCCATAATCAAAATAGACCAAAAAAATACATTCATTTCTCGAATATAAATATCCAACACTAACCATAGTAAAGTTATTACAAGTCTCAATTTGTAGTTGCGTATGCGACCTGTTTTTTAATAAAGCTGGTAaatgttttatatattcaaagCCAAACTAAAAGTATGGATCTCTGTTTCCACCCTACTAAAAGTATGGATCTCTGTTTCCACCCTAATTCTTCTGGTTCAAAATTTACTGATAAAACTGCACAACAACCAGAAGAAAAAAGATGAGATCTGTTAAATAAAGCCGAGCGTCTATCTGCGTTGATCTCGTTTTGTACATTGCAAAATTACACATtcattaaaaaaaactaatttctTTCATTCATTCCCCAAGTTTAGTCCTCATCACAGATTCGCATGACAGGAAAACTTGTACAACACATACAATATGCACAATCAAATGTTCCATTTTACAACAACAATTTTAATTTTGTGTTTACCAAAATCATTATCAGCAATTGCGTTGAAATCGTGCAAGAAGATCTTGCATTTGCGCCAATTGCTGTTTCAGAGAATTGATTTGGTGATTATAATCCCGCGCCTGAAGAACTGATTCCGCTTCCAGCTCTCCAAGCTGTGAACAGAGGTGCTCCTCCGCTTCTTCCGTCattaacaatctcatcctcacctTCTCCAAATCCGCCATCAATTCCGCTTTGTACCGTTGGCTTTCCTCCACAATTCTTTGCAGCTTCAAATTCTCAGATCTGAGGGCCTCTATTTCTAATTGTTCTATGTCTACGCTTAGATCCTCCTTGGCGCTCTTCTTCTTGTACGCCGGCAAAATGGAAGGCTGTGAGAAGAAAGAAAAATCAGCAAGAGCAGGAGCCATTTATGAGCTTCCTCTTCACAAATGAAAAACAGAGCTTTTGCTTAATGCAAGAAATGAGAGGGGgcaatgagtatatatatatacatttatttatgaACGAGAAAACGTCTACATACAATGAATGTAGTTACCGATTATTCTAGACGCTATGGCATGTCCCATTTCCGTTTTTTAAGGTTTTGTCTTCATTATTCGGCTGATTTTCTTTTTGAATGAAGAGTAGGGTGACTCAGATTGGTCATCAAAGAGTTTAAAGCTAAATACAAATTGGCTTCAACTTTGATATATGAAGCGATTACTTACAGCAGAAGCTGCTTACACGACGGCATAACAGAAAAACAGGAAATCCTTAAAAGTCAAACATGAGTAATTGCATAATATTGAAAAATTGCTTAGTTTTTACAGTTCATTTTTACAGTTCATGCATCagaatgaaatgcatgatctaacgTAATACAACAGCTAAAAATCCCATCCTTGAGATCCATATTTGTATAAATAATTATTgcataatattaaaaaattactTAATTTATACAGTGAACTGTATATAAATTTTTTCATTAATATTTcggtataatgaaatgtatgatcCAACTTAATACAACAGCTAAGAATGGCATCCTTGAAATCCAtgtttgtataaataaatattaaaaatttgacCATTTTGCATCATCAGCCCTAAGTTTCCATTAACCTTTGCAAAGGCAGGGCCACCATCATTTTTCCTTTAGCCCATCTTCCTCCACGTGTCAATATGTGATTGCATTACATAAAAGCAGTGCACCGTCCATGGACAAGACAGGCCCATTTTATTTGTGAAGATAAACAACGTTCAATCTGATCCCTAAAACAATATCTGGGCCTCCGTTTGTCTTCCACTCAACAATTCTCTAGAAataattgtcatgtcacctttcgTTGAAAGGTTATTTTGAGATTACAAGTAATTATTTGAGTTGAGTGGAGGGGTGACCAGCATTTTGGACACACTGATTTTTATTATTGATTGGAAAATAgcagaataatttatttatttaatactgCTTTCATTTGTTTATTGACAGAATATAGTTAATTTTTTAAACAATTTCATGCCCATGTATCTTTAAAAAGAGAGAATTAGGTAGAAGCAACTTCGAGAAGATGGGGAGCTCCTACCAACTCTTATCAAGTTAATAAGATcaatcaaatttttaaaataaatttggtAAGAATATGATCATTTGGAGGCTATTGGAATCACTTTAATATATAGTATTTAAATGAGAGTTTTTTCACATGGATAGTCTCTTTAAATCTATTCATTAACATTCTTTATGTAGAAATTGGCATCCCATGTACGATAATTACACATCAATCAAATATCATCAAAATCTACTAGATACTTCCTTTTTGAAAAGAATGTAGTCAACTAGGACTCTATATCACTACACTAACTTTTATATGTGAGCAATAATAATTGTTTTCCTAATCAATGTGAGCATTGCATGTGTAAAACATTCTGAGTCATGCATACTAGTGGTTAGTCATGTTTGGAGCATATCCACAAATAAATGAAGGccaatcaaaaatatataaatgaaatatctAGCAATCTTGAAAAGTCAAATGATAACAATTTTGTCTATACTAAAAGACATAATTCTAATAAAAAGCTTGAGTTAAAACGGTTTCCTTGACAACCTTATAAGCCCCGGCCAAAAGAGTATCATACCAAGAAGACAAATCTTGGATGTTGTCATCACTACTCACAAGGTCATTCACTTTATAGACAGAAGTCACTAGCCAAGTATGGTCTTGAAACTTGAAATCTCTAAGGCCTGCGACAGAGTTAATTGGAATTTCTTATTTAAGGTCCTTAAAAAGCTTGGGGTTGGTGATAGTTTGCTTATCCTATCAGGGAATGCATCACTATAGTCAGATATTTTGTTCTTGTTAATGGTGTCCCTAGGGATCTCTTTGAAGCGTCCAAGGGACTTCGCCAAGGTGACCTTCTATCCCCTCCCTCTTTATCATCTTGGTTGAGGTTATTGGCAATAACTTTTATTCTTTAGTCTGCAATAGAACTTTAGTGGGGATCAAGTCAACTTCCTcagtcccccccccccccaattgttttgcaatagtttgttgatgataccatcatTTTTGGGGTAGCTTCAGTGGTTGAAGCTAGGGGGTGGAAAACCTTTCTTAATCATTATGTGAAAGCATCTGGCCAACACATCAATTATgacaaaagaaaaatttacttcTTCCATACTATTGACAGActccaaatcaaaatcaagggGATTTTGGGATGTCAAATTGCTTCTCTCTTGAGCACCTATCTTGGACTACCACTTACTGTTAAGGAAGTTTCTAACTCCTTCCGGACCTCCATCCTCAAGAGAATACAAAAGAAACTTGCAGGATGGAAGGGCAGGGTTTTTAGTGGTGCAGGAAAACTTCAACTCTTTGCCTCCTCTTTGCAAGGGATCCATGTGTATTTCCTTTCTTTATTTAAAATCTCTACCTCAATGGCTGAGAAATTGGAAAGAATCCAAAGAAATTTTCTTTGGACGAGTAtggaggaaaagaaaaggttggctCTGGTTGGTTGGGACAAAGTCCACCACTCGAAATGTAATGGTGGATTAGGAATCAGGAAAATTTCTCTTTTTAATATAGCCCTTATGTCTAAAACTGCTTGGAAGTTGGCCTATCAAAATGTTGATTGGGGCCATATTATGTGTGCAAAGTATCTCGATCAAGATAATTTCCACATGGTTCTGGATTTGGATGGTGTCCACAAGGGCTCCAAAATTTGGAACAGCATTCTAAGGTGCAAAGACATTGTCTCCCATGGTCTAAGGTGGCTTTTAGGCGATGGAGGAAACATCCACC encodes:
- the LOC131874754 gene encoding protein RESPONSE TO LOW SULFUR 4-like, producing MAPALADFSFFSQPSILPAYKKKSAKEDLSVDIEQLEIEALRSENLKLQRIVEESQRYKAELMADLEKVRMRLLMTEEAEEHLCSQLGELEAESVLQARDYNHQINSLKQQLAQMQDLLARFQRNC